One window from the genome of Malacoplasma penetrans HF-2 encodes:
- the rnpA gene encoding ribonuclease P protein component — MKDNVLRNKKDFSNLFKNKSTYYSSFFIIYAYKNNLGWLRYAIAANKKNFKTAVERNKIKRQIRSIVRGLENKNIPVDILIIPKNNFFKTDFLNKKNDLFNLIVKIRLNIK, encoded by the coding sequence ATGAAGGATAATGTGTTAAGAAATAAAAAAGATTTTTCTAATCTTTTTAAAAATAAATCTACATATTATTCTTCTTTTTTTATTATTTATGCATACAAAAATAATTTAGGTTGATTAAGATATGCAATTGCTGCAAATAAAAAAAATTTTAAAACTGCAGTAGAAAGAAATAAAATAAAAAGACAAATAAGAAGTATTGTAAGAGGATTAGAAAATAAAAACATTCCTGTTGATATATTAATAATCCCTAAAAACAATTTTTTTAAAACAGATTTTTTAAATAAAAAAAATGATTTGTTTAATTTAATTGTTAAAATACGTTTGAATATAAAATAG
- the rpmH gene encoding 50S ribosomal protein L34 produces MKRTYQPNKKRRVKKHGFLNRMSTSDGREVIRRRRQKGRHSLTVSDQ; encoded by the coding sequence AGAACATATCAACCAAATAAAAAAAGAAGAGTAAAAAAACATGGTTTTCTAAATAGAATGTCAACTTCTGATGGTAGAGAAGTAATTAGAAGAAGAAGACAAAAAGGAAGACATAGTTTAACTGTTTCTGATCAATAA